In Silene latifolia isolate original U9 population chromosome 6, ASM4854445v1, whole genome shotgun sequence, the genomic window GGTCAGGAACTTATGATGTCTGGCCAAAAAACATTTAGCTGAGGTATTTCATTTCTGATACTGTCTTTTACTTACTCCGTATTTTTCGTGTGTATGTGTACTACTACGTATTATTAATGTACGGAGTATAAATCATTCCTTCCTTTTTAATTTATCTTCCTGCTTATGTTCTGCTTGCAGTACGCTGTAGAAAACAGCTGGTCACATAAGGCTGTAAGTAGCAACGTCTGTAAGTCGCTTGGTTCCTGTCTGTTTCTGATTTAGAATGGACGAAGGCGGGCATCGTGAAAACGGAAGGCATAAGCCAGAGATGTATAAACCAGCACACAGTCAGGTAGGGTTGcattgattttgtttgtttgacaaaTTTAACCCGTTGTCATATTTCTTGGCAGTTTTGTTGTTCGGTTTCTGACTTAGTCATCTCAATGCTACTGTCTTAGTGGCTGATGCAGCAGCCACAGTCGATGAAACATATAATGTCTATAATGGCCGAAAGAGATGCTGCTATCCAAGAGCGAAACATGGCAATAAATGAAAAGAACAAGGCCTGTGAAGAGAGAGATTTGGCAATAATGCAGCGAGATACTGCTATTCAGGAAAGGGATGAAGCCATTATCGAAAGGGATAATGCTCTAGCTGCACTGCACTTCCGACAGAATTCAGTCAATGGCAGTAACTCTTGTCCACCAGGATCTCAGGTTTCAAGAGGCATGAAGCAAATGCACCACCCACACCAGCATGAGGCCGAAACATCTTATGATGAAAGAGATGTTACGGCTCCTGAGGCAGTCCCCTTGACAGCTGTCTCTCCTGAGAATGCAAAATCCCGCAAAGTCAAACGCCCCAAGGACCCCAATGCAATGTCCCCCAACAAGAAGGCTGCCAAATCCGGCCGTAAGGTGAAGAAGGAAGGCGAGGACTTGAATAAACTGCTATTTTCCGACTCTCAAGAGTGGAAGCCTGATTGGAAGGGTCCGGATCTTGGATTGAACCAAGTAGCATTTGATGAGACAACTATGGCACCCCCGGTTTGCTCTTGCACGGGAATCTACCGACAATGCTACAAATGGGGAAATGGAGGGTGGCAGTCGTCATGCTGCACGACGACTATGTCCATGTACCCATTACCGGCCGTTCCCAATAAAAGACATGCTCGTGTTGGTGGGCGTAAGATGAGTGGAAGTGCCTTCAGCAAATTGTTGAGCCGGCTAGCAGCTGAGGGCCATGATCTGTCAAATCCTGTTGATCTCAAAGATCGTTGGGCCAAGCATGGAACTAATCGCTACATCACTATAAAATAGTGAATTCGAGATTTAGATACTAAAATTGCAGTAGATTGAAGATGATCGAGTAGAGATGGTAACAAACCCTCTAATTCGTATGACATTCTGGTATCCCTATGAACGAGTGAAACGTTAATCACATTGGTAGAGGTAATCTACTTTGAAAGAATTGAAGTGTAAACGAATGTAGTATTTGTCGGATTATGTTTGTAATTGTATTGGTCTCTTGTCTTAGACAGACAAATGTTTCACCTCAGCGTAATTTTTATATAGACGATCGAGTTGCTGAAGTAGTTGTTTCTTCCAGGAGTCCCCCTGGAGGCCTGGAATCGACAATGGTTTTGATAAAGCTAGTGAAGCATTGAAAAAATTTCTACACTTTAGTTCCTTCATAAATCATAATCGTCGTAACGCTATCCATCAtcgcttaaaaaaaaaaaacgtgtcaGAAACTGCACGACTAAAACACGAagttaaaaaacaaaaaaacatgaAGTTAAAGCATGATTGTCAAATAGTAGACTTACCATCTGAACAGTTTTCTTTGTTTTGGCATACGGCCACCATTTCTGAGAGGAGGTGGGAACCGATTTCACAATAAAGCATCTGTTGTATGGATATATAACACTTACAAAAATGTGGAACCGCGGAAACTGGGACACTGTTTTGTTTTCACTTTGACTGATATGGAGTATGTGTTTTTTCACGCAACCATTGATTGTAACTGAAGGACCGGAGGCTTATCAGGCACACTTTAACTGATATGGAGTATGTGGTTTTTTCACGCTACCATTGTACTTGAAAAATGTTGGTTGATTGAACTTACTATATTCAACAGGAGTACATATTTTATTAGACACGGAGATAGATGGATGTCCTATATTTGTTCAGAAGCAGAGAGACCGCGGCTAATTCACTGTCTAGAGG contains:
- the LOC141586349 gene encoding protein BASIC PENTACYSTEINE6-like isoform X1, whose translation is MDEGGHRENGRHKPEMYKPAHSQWLMQQPQSMKHIMSIMAERDAAIQERNMAINEKNKACEERDLAIMQRDTAIQERDEAIIERDNALAALHFRQNSVNGSNSCPPGSQVSRGMKQMHHPHQHEAETSYDERDVTAPEAVPLTAVSPENAKSRKVKRPKDPNAMSPNKKAAKSGRKVKKEGEDLNKLLFSDSQEWKPDWKGPDLGLNQVAFDETTMAPPVCSCTGIYRQCYKWGNGGWQSSCCTTTMSMYPLPAVPNKRHARVGGRKMSGSAFSKLLSRLAAEGHDLSNPVDLKDRWAKHGTNRYITIK
- the LOC141586349 gene encoding protein BASIC PENTACYSTEINE6-like isoform X2, whose product is MYKPAHSQWLMQQPQSMKHIMSIMAERDAAIQERNMAINEKNKACEERDLAIMQRDTAIQERDEAIIERDNALAALHFRQNSVNGSNSCPPGSQVSRGMKQMHHPHQHEAETSYDERDVTAPEAVPLTAVSPENAKSRKVKRPKDPNAMSPNKKAAKSGRKVKKEGEDLNKLLFSDSQEWKPDWKGPDLGLNQVAFDETTMAPPVCSCTGIYRQCYKWGNGGWQSSCCTTTMSMYPLPAVPNKRHARVGGRKMSGSAFSKLLSRLAAEGHDLSNPVDLKDRWAKHGTNRYITIK